A single genomic interval of Eriocheir sinensis breed Jianghai 21 chromosome 33, ASM2467909v1, whole genome shotgun sequence harbors:
- the LOC127006516 gene encoding blood vessel epicardial substance-A-like, producing the protein MGLNATLESIVTSMASMLILNLTEEETGSGFNQSTTLWPPTSTGSPFDTTSPSPVSSQSPSPCGTEPAFPSNYGIRDVIRMRGMENGQSLECSGWLPINHIYFQLANIFLFLSYLAPNGIYGILYLRITLTIGCMFFSLWGWVILCAFDTFLWNAIFVLINLVHVVIICYYLRPVRFTPELEQVRGALAGRTQR; encoded by the coding sequence ATGGGCCTCAACGCAACCCTTGAGTCCATCGTCACCAGCATGGCTTCGATGCTCATCCTCAACCTGACTGAAGAGGAGACTGGCTCGGGGTTCAACCAGTCTACCACCCTCTGGCCCCCTACCAGTACTGGTTCCCCGTTCGACACCACTAGCCCCTCGCCAGTCTCCTCGCAGTCCCCGTCTCCCTGTGGCACTGAGCCAGCATTTCCAAGCAATTACGGAATCAGGGATGTCATCAGGATGCGCGGGATGGAGAACGGACAAAGCCTGGAGTGCAGCGGCTGGTTACCGATCAACCACATCTACTTCCAACTGGccaacatcttcctcttcctctcctacctggCCCCCAACGGTATATATGGGATCCTCTACCTACGCATCACCCTCACCATCGGCTGCATGTTCTTCAGCCTGTGGGGCTGGGTGATTCTGTGCGCCTTCGACACATTCCTGTGGAACGCCATCTTCGTGCTCATCAACCTGGTGCACGTGGTCATCATCTGCTACTACCTGCGGCCCGTCAGGTTCACGCCCGAGCTGGAACAG